A single Plasmodium yoelii strain 17X genome assembly, chromosome: 10 DNA region contains:
- a CDS encoding fam-b protein: protein MRISILKYLIFSIVIWSFEYPKNELYYANERTICFENNITNFRNNRILADADNRFDLNSFYESTLSLANQFNEYNDDDEEITKLRNIIDSHINKHEESNTLPDLKNLDKKTKKLIHGLHKEIEETKKELDNIRNNKLAIESIENNSVSEEDFKQLENERNIVANEHHENDSSIEYELKNKRKLKKMIKGLMLRVVLLMGLILALSIPGWIQIVFIIMNVALSIETIIRLYQYIKLCFKVYKISKKTKTSK, encoded by the exons ATGAGAATcagtattttaaaatatcttattttttcaattgttATTTGGTCTTTTGAATATCCAAAAAAT GAATTATACTATGCAAATGAAAGAACCATCtgttttgaaaataatataacaaattttagAAATAATAGGATATTAGCAGATGCAGACAACCGATTCGATTTAAATAGTTTTTATGAATCAACTTTGAGTCTTGCAAATCAATTTAATGAGTACAATGATGATGACGAAGAAATAACAAAGCTTCGAAATATTATAGATTCACATATAAATAAGCATGAAGAAAGTAATACATTACccgatttaaaaaatttagataaaaaaacgaaaaagtTAATTCATGGACTTCACAAAGAAATAgaagaaacaaaaaaagagCTTGATAATATAAGGAATAATAAATTAGCAATAGAATCgatagaaaataattctgTATCAGAAGAAGACTTTAAACAATTGGAAAATGAAAGAAATATCGTGGCGAATGAGCATCATGAGAACGATTCAAGTATCgaatatgaattaaaaaataaacgaaagttaaaaaaaatgatcaaAGGGTTAATGTTGAGGGTGGTGTTGTTGATGGGGCTTATTTTGGCGCTATCGATACCCGGATGGATTCAaattgtatttattattatgaatGTAGCGCTTTCAATTGAAACAATTATTAGACTTTATCAATACATTAAATTAtgttttaaagtatataaaatatccaaaaaaacaaaaacatCAAAATAG